One Aegilops tauschii subsp. strangulata cultivar AL8/78 chromosome 7, Aet v6.0, whole genome shotgun sequence genomic window carries:
- the LOC109733839 gene encoding peroxidase 47 produces the protein MGAVKNLVKLLILVEVAVALAGPGVAALSMDYYGMNCPFAEYIVRNIVGEAVMGDPTLAAGLLRLHFHDCFVQGCDASVLLDSTPGSKAEKDALANKSLRGFEVIDKIKDTLEAQCPGVVTCADILALAARDAVLMVGGPYYDVPQGRRDGRRSVDTDTLTALPSPFLNASALITLFGTHGFNVQDMVALSGGHTLGVAHCPSFTPRLKFEASTLDAGFASSLAATCSKGGDSASATFDRTSTAFDGVYFKELQQRRGLLSSDQTLYESPETQRLVNMFAMNQGYFFYAFTQGMGKMGQIDLKEGDRGEVRKSCRVVNKPSW, from the exons ATGGGTGCTGTCAAGAACCTTGTGAAGCTCTTGATCCTCGTCGAGGTGGCCGTGGCCCTGGCGGGGCCCGGCGTCGCCGCGCTCAGCATGGACTACTACGGCATGAACTGCCCGTTCGCCGAGTACATCGTCCGGAACATCGTGGGTGAGGCCGTCATGGGCGACCCCACCCTCGCCGCCGGCCTCCTTCGGCTCCACTTCCATGACTGCTTCGTCCAG GGATGCGACGCGTCCGTGCTCCTGGACTCGACGCCGGGCAGCAAGGCGGAGAAGGACGCGCTGGCGAACAAGAGCCTGCGCGGGTTCGAGGTGATCGACAAGATCAAGGACACCCTCGAGGCTCAGTGCCCCGGCGTCGTCACCTGCGCCGACATCCTGGCGCTGGCCGCCAGGGACGCCGTGCTCATGGTCGGCGGCCCCTACTACGACGTGCCCCAGGGCCGGCGCGACGGGAGACGCTCCGTCGACACCGACACGCTGACCGCGCTCCCGTCGCCGTTCCTCAACGCCTCGGCGCTCATCACCCTCTTCGGCACCCACGGCTTCAACGTCCAGGACATGGTGGCGCTCTCCGGCGGGCACACCCTGGGCGTGGCGCACTGCCCGTCGTTCACGCCCCGCCTCAAGTTCGAGGCGTCCACGCTGGACGCCGGGTTCGCGTCGTCGCTGGCGGCCACGTGCAGCAAGGGCGGGGACTCGGCGTCGGCGACGTTCGACCGGACGAGCACGGCCTTCGACGGCGTCTACTTCAAGGAGCTGCAGCAGCGGAGGGGCCTGCTGAGCTCGGACCAGACGCTGTACGAGTCGCCGGAGACGCAGCGGCTGGTGAACATGTTCGCCATGAACCAGGGCTACTTCTTCTACGCGTTCACGCAGGGGATGGGCAAGATGGGGCAGATCGACCTCAAGGAGGGTGACCGCGGCGAGGTCAGGAAATCCTGCAGGGTCGTCAACAAGCCCAGCTGGTAA